In Silene latifolia isolate original U9 population chromosome X, ASM4854445v1, whole genome shotgun sequence, the following proteins share a genomic window:
- the LOC141618068 gene encoding uncharacterized protein LOC141618068, translating into MVLNTKKKVYKLEAWCFDHAECSGLVKESWERKDRGDASHILLAKLRRINNAFRVWACNKKDEWGLKWSAFDQDLESYLLDIEKGGDTVNYEACHKKLLGFSLAAGTYWRQRTKLKWDCEGDTCTKYFFNWVKGRSSANVILGIKRESNEWTFDMKKIGVRAAVFQLGPLKSPGPDGIPAAFYQKYWSIVKNDVIKGALNILNSGTMLKDFNKTSIVLIPKNDCPERVGDFRPISLCNVIMKVVTKCIANRLKGVMDDLVSPFQSAFVPNRSIADNIVIAQELLHIINHRSYGKKGMMALKADMSKAYDRLNWNFIRGVLSFLNLPGSMVQLIMSTIESVSYEILLNGAPMGKVDPCCGIRQGDPLSPYIFVLCTEVLSQMILYAQDGNLIKGIKICKNGPEISHSLFADDSLFFIRGDFGELDFLMNIIDEYCVASGQCLNKDKSSLLFSPNCSLMTVKKCLTEFKFAPKHDLGNYLGLPTSIGSSKRDLFKYLVDQTKRRLSSWNNILLSSAGKLTLIRSVLSSLSLFSLSVFRIPVSVTSKLQSLMVHFWWSGTRTNKSIHWCSKEFLSRPVGESGLGLRNIRCFNQALLAKSAWRILCVPGSLINKVIGPKLGVQDDFLFKDRWKAPQASSWALKSLVWGSDLIYNNIAWTIGSSSPLKAWNSKWIEGYSLHDLCGDVIEATSDSTLLVGDLHDNYRRWDLSSLGFDPGEGVTKKILATYIPCQPSDDSFYWKFSKHGGFTVKSGYYVAAMALSNGPISNVDRSRMSAPIVTFCKSKLWKLPISNKLQVFLWKFMANALSVGSEFLKRKMDWQSSCSLCDESSPCVESISHLFRDCSFAKALWFGCPLGLRITGGVDIDARVWVINWVTYFLIGPDPNSLLFPFIATLWRIWCCRNEMVFKKRRPWPLSALNYILGDIQCMKEAVSSKDISLLRAPLLDCSPAFGLSKRIRNSFPYWIVGGLGCENVCTIKCDAAWRADRSSGVGWCLFDGNGTLRNTAHARSFASSALHAEGNAAIMALKWALHEGYLHVRLVTDCLILVMQVAGAEKANASVKCIIHDLKSIASHFHCCSLSYCPRGVNRIAHNLA; encoded by the exons ATGGTTCTAAATACTAAGAAGAAAGTTTATAAGCTAGAGGCTTGGTGTTTTGATCATGCCGAATGCAGTGGTCTGGTGAAAGAAAGCTGGGAAAGAAAAGATAGGGGTGATGCTTCTCATATCCTGTTGGCAAAATTACGTCGCATAAATAACGCTTTCAGAGTTTGGGCTTGTAACAAAAAAGATGAATGGGGGCTAAAGTGGAGTGCATTTGATCAGGATCTTGAGTCTTATCTTCTAGATATTGAGAAGGGTGGTGATACTGTTAATTATGAAGCATGTCACAAAAAGCTTCTGGGATTCTCTCTTGCTGCTGGCACTTATTGGCGTCAACGTACAAAATTGAAATGGGATTGTGAGGGTGACACGTGCACAAAGTATTTTTTCAATTGGGTTAAAGGACGATCTAGTGCTAATGTTATCTTGGGCATTAAGAGGGAGTCTAATGAATGGACTTTTGATATGAAGAAGATTGGTG TACGTGCGGCTGTTTTCCAATTGGGACCTCTAAAATCACCGGGTCCTGACGGTATTCCGGCGGCTTTTTATCAAAAGTATTGGTCTATTGTTAAGAATGATGTTATTAAAGGAGCTCTCAATATTCTAAATTCGGGTACTATGCTTAAGGACTTCAATAAAACCTCTATTGTTCTTATTCCAAAAAATGATTGTCCGGAGAGAGTTGGGGATTTTCGGCCGATTAGCCTCTGCAATGTTATTATGAAAGTTGTCACTAAGTGTATTGCTAATAGATTAAAAGGGGTTATGGATGATCTGGTTAGTCCATTTCAAAGTGCTTTTGTCCCTAATAGAAGTATTGCAGATAATATCGTCATCGCCCAAGAATTACTTCATATCATAAATCATAGGAGTTATGGCAAGAAAGGTATGATGGCTTTAAAGGCTGATATGAGTAAAGCCTATGATAGATTGAACTGGAATTTTATAAGAGGGGTGCTCTCTTTCTTAAATTTGCCGGGATCTATGGTTCAACTTATTATGAGTACTATTGAATCTGTTTCTTATGAAATTCTGTTGAATGGTGCTCCTATGGGaaaagttgacccttgttgtggAATTAGACAAGGTGATCCTTTATCCCCTTACATATTTGTGCTTTGTACAGAAGTTCTATCCCAAATGATTCTCTACGCTCAGGATGGCAATCTCATTAAGGGTATCAAAATTTGCAAGAATGGGCCGGAAATCTCCCATTCATTGTTTGCGGATGATTCTCTCTTCTTTATTCGAGGTGACTTTGGGGAGTTGGACTTTCTTATGAACATTATCGATGAATACTGTGTTGCCTCTGGACAATGCCTTAATAAAGATAAGTCCTCTTTACTTTTCAGTCCAAATTGCTCACTTATGACGGTCAAGAAGTGCTTGACTGAGTTTAAATTTGCTCCCAAGCATGATCTGGGAAACTATCTTGGCTTACCAACAAGTATTGGGTCTTCTAAGAGGGATTTATTTAAATATCTTGTTGACCAGACTAAGCGAAGACTATCCTCCTGGAATAACATTCTTCTATCCTCGGCTGGTAAATTGACTCTTATTCGTTCTGTTCTCTCTTCACTATCTCTTTTCTCTCTATCGGTATTTCGCATACCGGTAAGTGTAACATCAAAGCTTCAGTCCTTGATGGTGCATTTTTGGTGGAGTGGTACTAGAACAAATAAGTCCATTCATTGGTGTAGTAAAGAATTCCTTAGTAGGCCTGTGGGAGAAAGCGGTCTTGGACTTCGCAATATTAGATGTTTTAACCAAGCTCTTCTGGCCAAGTCTGCTTGGAGAATCTTATGTGTCCCGGGTAGCCTTATTAACAAAGTTATTGGTCCCAAGCTTGGTGTTCAAGATGATTTTTTATTCAAGGACCGTTGGAAGGCTCCCCAAGCTTCGTCTTGGGCTCTAAAAAGCCTTGTCTGGGGCTCTGATCTTATCTACAACAATATTGCTTGGACCATTGGATCTTCTTCTCCGCTTAAAGCTTGGAACAGTAAATGGATTGAGGGCTATAGTCTTCATGATCTTTGTGGGGATGTTATTGAGGCTACTTCTGATTCCACGTTACTGGTTGGTGATCTTCATGATAATTATAGGAGATGGGATCTCTCCTCTCTTGGTTTCGATCCGGGTGAAGGAGTTACAAAGAAAATCCTCGCAACTTATATCCCGTGTCAACCCTCGGATGACTCCTTCTACTGGAAATTTTCTAAACATGGTGGTTTCACAGTCAAGTCGGGATACTATGTTGCCGCTATGGCCTTATCTAATGGACCTATTTCGAATGTCGATCGATCTAGAATGTCTGCACCAATTGTGACCTTCTGCAAATCAAAGCTCTGGAAGTTGCCTATATCTAACAAACTACAGGTGTTTCTTTGGAAATTTATGGCTAATGCCCTTTCAGTGGGCTCTGAATTCCTCAAACGAAAAATGGATTGGCAATCCTCCTGTTCTCTTTGTGATGAATCATCTCCTTGTGTGGAATCTATTTCTCACCTCTTCAGGGATTGTAGCTTTGCAAAAGCTTTATGGTTTGGCTGTCCTTTAGGACTTAGAATCACGGGAGGGGTGGACATTGATGCTAGGGTTTGGGTCATTAACTGGGTTACTTATTTCTTAATTGGCCCAGATCCCAACTCCCTCCTTTTTCCCTTTATTGCTACCCTTTGGAGAATTTGGTGTTGTAGGAATGAGATGGTATTCAAAAAGCGTCGCCCTTGGCCTTTGAGTGCTCTCAATTATATTCTTGGTGACATTCAGTGTATGAAAGAGGCAGTGAGCAGTAAGGATATTAGCCTCCTTAGAGCACCTTTGTTGGATTGTTCTCCTGCTTTTGGTTTATCTAAGAGAATTAGAAACTCCTTCCCCTATTGGATTGTTGGTGGTCTTGGGTGCGAAAATGTTTGCACTATTAAGTGTGATGCTGCCTGGAGGGCCGATAGAAGTTCTGGTGTGGGGTGGTGCTTGTTTGATGGTAATGGGACCTTAAGGAATACTGCTCACGCTCGCTCGTTTGCCTCGTCTGCCCTGCATGCCGAAGGAAATGCAGCTATTATGGCTCTCAAATGGGCCTTGCACGAAGGGTACCTTCATGTTAGACTAGTTACAGATTGTCTTATCTTGGTTATGCAGGTTGCTGGAGCGGAGAAGGCGAATGCATCTGTTAAGTGCATTATCCATGACTTAAAGTCTATTGCGTCTCATTTTCATTGTTGCTCTCTTAGTTACTGTCCTAGGGGGGTGAATAGGATAGCTCATAATCTTGCTTAA